The following proteins are encoded in a genomic region of Arachis ipaensis cultivar K30076 chromosome B02, Araip1.1, whole genome shotgun sequence:
- the LOC107624904 gene encoding guanine nucleotide-binding protein subunit gamma 2 yields MASETASSADEETVVVPVSAEGARGIQKQGKHRILADLKRLEQDSKFLQEELEELEKTENVSNICMDLLKSMDTKPDPLLPEINGPVNLLWDRWFEGPQDPQSCQCRIL; encoded by the exons ATGGCGTCTGAAACGGCGTCGTCTGCCGATGAAGAAACCGTCGTTGTTCCCGTTTCAGCTGAGGGTGCACGGGGGATTCAGAAACAAGGAAAGCACCGAATTCTCGCCGACTTGAAACGTCTCGAACAAGATTCCAAATTTCTTCAG GAAGAGTTGGAAGAGCTTGAGAAAACAGAAAACGTGTCAAACATATGCATGGA CTTGCTAAAAAGTATGGACACTAAGCCTGATCCGCTACTGCCAGA AATAAATGGACCAGTAAACCTGTTATGGGATAGATGGTTTGAAGGGCCTCAGGATCCACAATCATGTCAATGTCGGATACTTTGA